In Glycine soja cultivar W05 chromosome 10, ASM419377v2, whole genome shotgun sequence, the genomic stretch agttatattttattccCTAGAAAGGGAGTATATTTTTTGGGATAATGTTGCAATAGTAAACAGGGGAAATAATTAAGAACAACCTTATTTTTTGGgtccttgaaaaataataaaataggcCCTAATCATAAGTTTGGGCCGGTATTGTTAGATACAAAcacgaaaaaaaagaaagagtgttgctaggtgcacccagcaaaattCATAAATGGCAAAAATCCCCTTGGcctattttttcattataaaagctatttttttttagaaatgcaCACAGGCTCCATTTTTGTCCgcttttttctctgtttttgtggTTTTCGTGCGGCATTGTGTCGGGTTCGTTGGTTCGCTGTGAAAGGTTAGGTGCGGTGAAGGTGAAGGTGCGTTGCGGTGGTCGACGACGGCAAACGAGGTACGCAGAAGGTGTTGCGTTTGTCGCGGACGTACGGATCACCtccagatcaagttgatccatatgtctattatttttggtatttgctgtttttgaatttattttcctttttttcttttaaattactaatttttttgtatggccattttttgtttgatttggttaGATGGACGAAGATGAGTGGATGTATGAAATAATGTCTGAACAAGCGgatatggattatgaaaatgtAGAAGCATGTGGtgcgaatgaaccacatgttgattgttcggatGCGTTCAACACTTCTCAGGTTATAATGTTAATGTTTGtcacaaatttaataaaacGAATACAGgtagaaaacttaaattatgtggATTTCTTTGTAGGTGTTTGAGTGCCGAGAGGATGTTTTGCGGTGGGCTCGATCCGTGActtatgaaaatggatttgtggcAGTGACTTTAAGGTCGGACACAAACACaggtagtagaggaaggactacgtttgtgttaattggctgtgaaaggagtgacgagtataggtgtaggaaaaaagaatttattagaAGAGACACTAGGACTaagaaatgtgggtgtcccttcaagTTTCATTGCAAGCCAGCGATTGGAAgagaaggttggatggtgaagttgatttgtggagtgcataatcatgaattggccaagtcattagttggacatccacatgcggggcgattgactaaagctgaaaaaacatttattgctgatatgacgaagtccatggtgaagccaagaaacattttgctaactctgaaggaacacaatgtcaATAGTTGTACGACCATTAAACAGATATACAATGCAATAAGTGCATtccgttcttccataagaggaagcgatcttgaaatgcaacatatgatgaagcttcttgaacgtgatcagtatattcattggcacaAAATAGAGGATGAAGACGTGGttcgtgatatcttttggtgtcaccctgatTCAATGAAGTTAGTCTACAcatgtaatttggtgtttttgataggcatcacctacaaaacaaaccggTATAGACTCCCACTGctcgattttgttggggtgacaccgACTGAGGTGAACGCGTTAATAATTCGGTATGAGCTTTACAATGCTTCCGAGGCCTTTTTTTAAAGCGTGATGCCCTCCCTGGAGTTATTGTCACTAATAGAGACCaaacattgatgaatgcagtgaaggaTGTATTCCCTGAatgtacaaatttgttgtgcagctttcacataaacaagaatgtgaaggccaaatgtaaatcactaattgcgcaaaaaaatgcttgggattatgtcatggatTGTTGGGGATCTCTGACTGATTATCCTTCAGAACAACAGATGTCGACGATGCTCCTAGCTCCGACACGTGAGGGATATCCGTCTGTGGGGCCTGAGGGACGACTCGGGGGTGCGGGGCATGACCATCAGGCAGAGGATCTAATGTGTGGCCTGGTGTCATGAAAGGATGCGAGATGCAGAAGAACCAATCCATGTAGTCATTGGCACACTGACCTGGCACAGCGCACACCTCACCTGCTGGAACGATATGATCCGAGTAGTGCATCCACCTGTCGTGTATATCATCATACGACACCCATGAATCGACAGGAGGAGCAGGAATGGTCTGCATGGAAGTCCCGAACTGGTCGGTGCTCTCCATACGGGATCCAACAGACATTCGGAATTCGAAGTCGGTCCAGACGCTCCTTGTACGCCGGTGTACGTATGCTCTTCACGGTCTTATTCGTCACAATCCACCTACACGCACGCGAGGAATCCTCGTCGTATTCCTGATCAGTTGTGGAGTCTACGACTGATGGAAAGTGCTCGTAAATCCAGCACTATAGATGTAACATCAAAATGATAAACATTAATTATGAAAgtctaacaaaatttaaagttgaacaTTGTTGAACCTCAacgaatgaaaaacatatttgttaccTACAGCAGTGCGATATAACCGCCAAGCTGTCGGCTGCTGCTGATAGAGGCATCGTTCAACTGATCGTACATATGCACCTGAGCAGCCACCCCCCAGGCGTACCTCCCGGTCTAACTGAGGTCACGAAGGGCCTCCaagtacacaacatgcacattgATTGCATTCTTGTTAGCAAACAGAGTGCAACCCAGAATGTGAAGAAGATATGTGTGAGTCGCAGCTGTCCAATGACCTGCCTGGCATCGGTGCTCATATATATCACGTACCCATTGTAGGCATACGTACGATCCATGACACTGGGCTGTCTCAGCCCTGGCAGACTCTGCAGAGACCATCAATAAGTCCACCAGCATCTGAACCGCATCGTCCACGTGCAAGGGTTGAAAGGCGTGCAAGTCGCCAACCATGGGCGAATGTAGAAGCGAGGAGATGTCATCCAGCGTGATCGTGAGCTCTCCCACCGGGAAATGGAAACTAGACGTCTCCCAGTGCCACCGCTCCACAAACGAGGACAAAAGTCCCCGATCGCCGGTGTCTACCGAACACGCGATTAGAGGACTTAGTCCTGTCCCAACAACGAGTCCCTCAATGGCAGGGACAGGCCTGCCTAAACTATGGACTTTCCTCCCGTGAGAGGATAACTTCAACTCAGGACGCTCCTaaattgaagtataaaggaacgcaaaattcgttaaaatcatcatttaaaggaaaactaatttcaatcataaagtataatttacaagtaactaaaaataaatattataaatacctctcccGTCCATACGCTGCAAGCAACGTGATTCGCATATTGGGTCAACACGGATGGGTCGCTTGGACCACCCGGAAATCCCTCATACTCATCCTCAGTAGCCTTCGCGCCTGTGTCTGCAGGAATGTCTGCCACAATGTCCTCTACATCAGCTGGTGCCATCGGGTCATCCGAAAATACATCAGCCTCAACATCTGGCGCAGGGATCACTGGCTCATCGTGCACCGCAGTCACAGCGACTCGCTGCCTCCGTGCAGATGCGGTAGGCCTTCGACGTTGCGGAGCATCATCGAAATCATCACGATCTCCTCAACCCACACCTCTACCAGTAACGTGACCTAAGGCACGACCTAATCCTCTggtcctaaccatgatctgcaaacGAGTACCACAAAATCCATCACTCATTTCATTCTCTCAAATTTCATGCGTGAGTCTCACAAACCCACCAAAGCCAGATgacaaatgaaaatgattaaaatcaTTGAAAGCATGGTTAAGTGAGTGATTAAAATCATTGAAAGCATGGTTAGGTCACTTTAGGATTTTAGAAACTTTATCATATGTTGACTAAATCAATAAGCACACACACTTGTGTGTTTGAAATCATTGAACGAAGATGGAATATCCAACTTCATCACCCATTACATGTGGTTGTCCACTTTTCGAATGCAGAGTTCAATGACAATCCTCAGATGCAATTTGATAGTGAGGTTATAAGGGAATTATGTACATGCATCAATAAGTTGGTGGGATATCTAGGTGGAGCAGAAGATCATGTTGAAGTTGCACAATATTAAAATTGTGGATGATATGTTTGGGGAGTGATATTGCCATATTAATGAGGAAAACTGTTTCACCGAGTAACAAACAAAGCTTATACaacttttaaacttttatttttttaagtcacTTGCTTAAATATTGTTTAATACATTTTCTTTGGCTTTGTAGCTCAATTCCCAATTTGCAAAAGCTAGCTATAAATATCTAAAGCTTTATTTGTAGTGCATTCAATTGTGAACGTAAATGAAGTGTCTATAAGGAAGTAATTTGCTTTTTTTAAAGTCAATAATCAATTCCAAAtctttcttataattatttcttaGTTATTTATCTCAATGTTAAAGATTATATTGAGAAAAGGAATAGGTTTGAGCATAAAAGATTGCATAACTTGTTAACCAACCCTTAAGCAAACCATAAGGATGAAGTTGATGCAATTAACCTCTGTGATATTGATGAATGTAATGAATGACTAGTCAAAGAGGTGGATGGGGACGATGCTGAAGTTGGAGATGAAAGGGTTTTTGAGGGAGATAATGAAGTTTGATGCTGACTACCCTGTACAAGTTTATGTTGGCATTGAAATTCAAGGGAATTTACCTTAGTAACTCTTGAAGAACAACATGCACACAAGCACACACACTTGTGACATaatttgtcatactgacacaCTCACATAAACTAGTAtatatcaagtcaaggtcagaAAGTTGATCTACTATTGAAACTACTAGCTAAGTAGGTAGATGGTTGAGTTGAATAATGCCATTGCCATTTGTGAATATTTTGGTCACGTCATGGCTTCTTGTACATGTTTCTCTGCTAAAAAGTTGCCCTACTTGACTTTAACTTTCTCTAGTTgtgatttttatctttgtaataaTGAGACTAGTTTTAGTAGCAATATATGGTTTGGAATATTTGGATAATTTCTAACAAGCACTAGGtatcttttggaattttttaaatgaagaaaattgtCAACATCtcaatataatcataattcatgctaatcaatATATACTAGTTCGATAATTCCCTGAAAGAGGATACatctatatataatcataattcatgctaatcaatcTATACTATTTATCTATATGTCAACATCTCATTATTTACAACCAAATTGTGACTAAGGTCAAAACAAATTGTGACAACAATCTAATAAGAATGATTCAAATTATAGGCAATATTTATTCTTCTAACAAAGTAATACATAAAAGGAAACACTTGATATTCTCCAAAATGAcactatttatcaaatatttaccaTACATTCAAAGGTCATCCTAATAACCAAAATTCCTAATTTCAAAAAGAACTCACAATGTATCAATCAAATACTTGACAATTTGTAAAATGAAGCTGTGACTATTTATGGATTAAGTGATCCGTAAGCATTTTCTGGATCAATAAACTATGTTTGAGTAgtttacagatcaagttgattcggaacatgcttacggatcaacttgatccgtaaacaaTGTTTTATTActttacggatcaagtgatccgtaagcatgttccggatcaacttgatccagaAAACGCTTAAGGATCACCTGATCCGTAAGCTCCTCCAAGCTTCCCTACTCCGACATCAATGGCGGAAACAGAGGACAGTGGCGCTTACCTCGACGGTCGACGCTGACGACGCTCCCTCGACGATGGACGGTGGTTCGTGACTCCTCTTCACGACAAcaataagaacaaaaataaaacgcAAGATCCTCTTCACAGCAACAATGGTTCAtggctgaggaagaagaagaaggtagcGGGAGAGAGATAGGTCCAAGAGGTCACCAACAAAATACGAAAATGGctctgaggaagaagaagaatcaaatgctttgaggaagaagaagaatcaaagGTTgtgtgaggaagaagaagaagaaactacAATGGAGAGAGAGTAGCGGGAGAGAGAGacacacacatttttttaaaaaataacccaAGGGCATTACGGGCTTTTCACTTcaagtgctgggtgcaccagcaaaaatgctgggtgcacctagcagcacTCAAAAAGAAAAACCCGATGATGTACTCGCTAGAACGATGTCGTTTATTATGACGGCGTAGTTTTGCATAGTCGAAAGTCAAAACCCTGCACCCGAAGGCTGAAGCGAGTGGGAGAGGCagcaagaagagaaaaaggggAATGGCATGGTTGCAGTTGCAGAGAATCATCACCAATACCAAGGGAGGTGCTAATTTGATCTCACCGCTCCCACGATTCTTCTCGAAATGTTCCCCCTATGTTTTGAAAGTTGGAATACCAGAGTTTCTAAACGGGATTGGGAAGGGGGTTGAGTCCCACGTTCCTAAGCTTGAATCTGAAATCGGTGATTTCCAGAAACTTCTCGTCATTCGAACCCTTAAACTCAAGAAGCTCGGTATTCCTTGCAAACatgtatgtttttattctttattttgtctttttagaagCACTCATGCAATGTTTAACTTAATATAtggaattaattttattaatcttgCCCAATATTGTCCCCGTCAATATGATTATTTGGGCTATTATCTTTTCCCTATTAGCCACAAAGAATTTGGTAATTCTTCAAAAGTATGAATGTAgaatgacatgtagaggaagaCGATTAGCCACTGGTGCAGGAGcatatgtgaaaaaaaaaatgctatttcTTGTAagcatgatgtttttttttttttacccacaAATGGtagttgttaattattaattttttgttagcgGAGGAGAATCGGACCCACCCATGACCTTTCCCTCCCTCCCTTCTCCTTTTACTACCaaaccaaccttatatctccttgTAGGCATGATGTGAAAATGGTGATCTGAGAAAGGTAAAGAAAAACgatggagagagagagattgcTGAGCACTGGCATTTGAGAGAGTAAAACTACTTCTTTGAACTGCAAAGTCTACAGGCtcggctatatatatatatatatatatatatatatacatacacacacacacacacacagatcaATACAGTTAACTGACAGCTATTTACATGTGTGCTTAAATAACAATCAATCAATTAAGCCAACTGAATAGCTAACTAGTAAAGGAATAAACTTCTTCAAGACATTTGGGTGCCGTGTGATCAGCTTAATTAGTATTCAGTGGCACCTGATGAAGCCACTGGATTGACTTGTTAGCTGTTAGTAGTTCAACCTGTGTTGAATTGTGCACTGTTTTCTTCCTTAAGTCTGCTGGCAAAATTGTGTATAAATCATTGAGTGTATGTTTGGTAGAGTGAAAAAATAAGAGAtgtaatttttgaattaaagtagaTAGTAAAAGTGTAGGTCCCATGGAATTTTACTgttcatttcattcattttccaCCCTTTTTTGCCTTTACCAAACAACCTCTGAATCTTATGACTGGCATTGTAACTTTACATTCTGTTTGGTTGGAGGCGAATTGGGGCAATGGAATAAGGAGCTGAAAATTCCTACCCTCCAATATTGGGGGATTTCATTTTCCCTCCCCTTCCCTACTATGAATCAAGCCACACATTAAAGTGAACTTGAATGACTATGATTTATgtgaaatttatcaaaattggtGGATTTGATGGTAAGATTATCAAAGGCCTTTAGAAGCTCTTTAGGACTCATAGTGTCGTTTGTGTCGCACAAAATAAATTGTTAGACATATAATAAAGCCGTTCATGAGTCTTCATTGTTTAAGCTTTTAAGAGAATTGGTATTTGACATAAATTACATATCTGAAAAATCTCTATGACTTTTGAACCTGCAGCTGTTCCTGTCCTACACTAAATTTATTCTCCTCTCAATGCCTGCCATCTTTTCTGTAAGAGAGTTGGTATTTGACATAACTCCCTTTTGCTATTTAACTGGTGCTAAGTAGAAAAGGGTGCACATTACACATTCTTAAGTTTAAGTGATTTAGTTTTCTACATCTGTATGTGACTATGTGTGGACTAAGGTGTTTGATGTACTAATGTACTTCTGCTGTCATCCTCATCCTGGCACATACCTGTGTTTGGTACATGATTATATTACTAGCATCTTAGATGCCTATAGGCATGTGATTCCCATCAATTAAAACAAGCTCAGGCTTTATGAACTTAAATTACCATTTTCTCTAAGATACACAAAATTTGGCCGCTAGACATACAATTTGTCTAGTTCACTTGCAAGCTCTTTCTAACAACTAGTTTTTGCTTTGCAGAGGAAGTTAATATTGAAATACACACACAAGTACAGGCTGGGATTATGGAGGCCACGTGCTGAGTTCATCACTGCCTGATTGGTTTCTAAGTAGTAAGTAGTCGCTGTTTGTTAGACCATATTGCAAATGTTTAGCCGCAGCAGAATGACAATGCTCTACTTGAAAAGATCAAGTCGCACTGTCTTTGGAGACCACCCATCTTTTCCATCACATTCATCTCTTGTGGACAAAGTTTGGTTTTTGCACCAGTTATGTAATGTACAATGGACTTGTCTTAATTGACAGTTTGTGTTTGTTATTTCATAATTCATATCCCGTGACATCATTGCATATTATGTAATGTATCACTTGTTTTTAGCCAAAAGAATATTTCGGGCTTAGGAGTCCGCAATGCTTTCATTTACTTCATGATAGCTGCGGTTCAATCCAAAGATGCTGTTGCAGTTTTTTTGCATCCCTTATTAGTTGTTCCATGATTGACCGGATACTCTGTTGTGCATGATAAAACTAGACATTATTTATCTTTGTGGTTGTCTTAGCTATTAGCAATTTCCttcttgaataatttttttggggggTAATGAATTGAATTCGTCACCGATTCTTACGAGGTACTAGTGTTAAAGTCTGCCTTAATCTTAGTTGAGTCGTTCTTTATTGATGGGCCAGTTTCCTTTTAAACACAGTTTAGGCTGTAGGGTCCTTTCTTTTACGGGCCGAAAATGAAGACCTTTGCTCTTTTGTTTTCACTCTGAAGACTCATCGTTATGAGAATTTGGTTTAGAGTACTACTGGATCAGAGTTTTGTGTATGTGGATCCCTATTAATCCTAAAGTTATTTGGGAATATTTCTTCCGGCACCCCAAATAACTCAAGCTAACACCCCATTTCATATTACAGAAAGGGTACTCCTTTCCGTAATGGAAGGAGGTGCTGCTTGAGTTTTTTTGGGTGGAGGAAGCTGCGGCCTTGTTTTGAGTGATCTATTGattaatgtttatattttagtcTCGACCAATCCACACTAACACAGCAAACTTGATTCTCACATGACAAGGTCAGCCATATACAGCCCAACTTAGTGTTGGTCAATTCATGCACTGCCATATGTTGATCCCGTGATGGTGTGTTATGAATGAAACAAGGGAAGCAGAAGTTTTTCATGTTAGTTGTAATTTTGCCACCGcatttttgttatttccattttcaaaatttaacaaataaaatgtcCAAAACAACTTTTGAGCATTTTCAAAATTGGGCTTCAATCAGAAAACgttttctttgaaaacattctttaaattttatacaaacatatttttaatcctattttctatttttttttattgaaactgaaaacagaaaaataagaaaagtaaGCGCCCCTAAATAAAACGGGTCAAAATGATCCTTGTCACTGTTTAGAAACAACCAACTTTATCTATCCAagagaataatttatttcacataaaaataaagtgacATTCATGATCTTCTCTCTCttgattttatagttttcaatattaagaaaaatgtaTTATTAACACTTcttattaaaaactatttttaatttctttaatgaaACTTGAATCTAAAGCTTAGAATCATGTTTTTAACATAATGTGGTCAATGAGAAAATCATATTTGACTAATCCTAAACTCAAGTTGAAGCCATCTAAATGCGTATATGGTTGCACATATGCAACACATGTATCCACAAATGTCGCAatctaaacaaaattaaaacaaaagttaGTTAAAGTTGTTTTAAGTATATCATTTATCGTAGATGTGCAACCAAATAACCTATGAATGTGAATCCAAATGTACTTGCAAAGACGTTGAACAAGGCAAAGAGAGCCAAAATGGGTAGAAAGATCCCCAAGATACTTTTCCTAATTTGTATGCTGAATTTGAAGCCTTTCATTTTTCTTGAATTGGCTTctaaaaaagaattgaaaataaaaagtcaaaaaaacaatttttaaatcctaaaatttataaaaatataaactatttctaaaatgtaaaaataagacataaaaatacaaaaaaaaatcaaactaaacgaGTCCTAATTGGTTCTAAAAGCTAAAATGTGATTGACAAACAATTTAGGCccttttgtttaaataaaaataataatttatagtacaacttttaattttttaaaactactaccattttagcctttgagaaaataattaagtttatttatattttaaa encodes the following:
- the LOC114369943 gene encoding uncharacterized protein LOC114369943; this encodes MAWLQLQRIITNTKGGANLISPLPRFFSKCSPYVLKVGIPEFLNGIGKGVESHVPKLESEIGDFQKLLVIRTLKLKKLGIPCKHRKLILKYTHKYRLGLWRPRAEFITA